A part of Gemmatimonadales bacterium genomic DNA contains:
- the vgrG gene encoding type VI secretion system tip protein VgrG, with translation MKVTVFVTIGDLVLRNSELDLLEVVQELGQHTTCRIEFIRDSAMDVSLEQLLRDEVVVTLKGESGQIIPIFRGAIGDGVQSHLLNYGSRFRLEATSASERLEYVNTAYFPQSTFGDIASEFGVRIEGSVRRDQAPLDLVQWNETEFAFLKRLADEHGAFLVTQGEEPELRTEFKDQGWELVWGDSLLEASVRARPTSHGVSGASYDPLTKHTHRHAGVRQNPPSLGGAAKVVNAVTDLARQMGGDPGLEFPTARETTHQSFKTILRQESERALGSAVLVEGHSVKVGLGAGDLVELIGGVNFTLPTTGKLGLIKVVHTFQDQHYSNRFVATPWKTFTNLERPPTPRARTVVTAEVVETATDPEKLGRVRVAYRWQTGDSMTGWARLAVPHAGNGRGIMFLPEVGDEVLVAFDDGDPEYPIVVGSLWNGRDLPPEATEQNTAKRIITRSGNTIQFLDDDGKETIEIFTPEGRCLVQLTNQGSHPVVTVYSEGDIALEAKEEIRLKCKKLVHDVGTDVVIKAGGDVSVEAAANAIIKANVDAALSGTNAILKGAAMVESVAGGINSVVGSMVHIQPPGFMGKQVNPKSAQVPKVDVGSRPTPQVADPERTADPETPR, from the coding sequence ATGAAAGTCACCGTCTTCGTTACCATCGGTGATCTGGTGCTCCGCAACAGCGAGCTCGATCTGCTCGAGGTCGTTCAGGAGCTGGGACAGCATACCACCTGTCGCATCGAGTTTATCCGCGACTCGGCGATGGATGTGTCACTCGAGCAGTTGCTCCGTGATGAGGTGGTGGTCACGCTCAAGGGCGAGAGTGGCCAGATCATCCCGATATTTCGGGGCGCCATCGGTGACGGTGTGCAGAGCCATCTGCTCAATTATGGTTCGCGATTCCGCCTCGAGGCCACCTCGGCGTCGGAGCGCCTCGAGTATGTCAACACGGCCTACTTTCCCCAGAGCACCTTCGGCGACATTGCCTCAGAGTTCGGCGTCCGGATCGAGGGCTCGGTCCGACGCGATCAGGCTCCGCTCGACCTGGTACAGTGGAACGAGACGGAGTTTGCATTCCTGAAGCGCCTGGCCGACGAGCACGGCGCCTTTCTGGTCACTCAGGGAGAAGAACCGGAGTTGCGCACCGAGTTCAAGGACCAGGGCTGGGAACTCGTCTGGGGGGACAGCCTGCTCGAGGCGAGTGTCCGGGCGCGGCCGACCAGTCATGGCGTGTCCGGGGCGAGCTATGATCCGCTCACCAAGCATACGCATCGACACGCCGGTGTTCGCCAGAATCCGCCCTCGTTAGGCGGAGCCGCCAAAGTCGTCAACGCCGTGACCGACCTGGCCCGCCAGATGGGAGGCGACCCCGGTCTCGAGTTTCCCACCGCTCGGGAGACCACCCATCAGAGCTTCAAGACGATTCTGCGGCAGGAGAGCGAGCGCGCCCTGGGCAGCGCCGTTCTAGTCGAAGGTCACAGCGTCAAGGTCGGTCTCGGCGCTGGCGACCTGGTCGAGTTGATCGGCGGTGTCAACTTCACGCTGCCTACGACCGGCAAGCTTGGCCTGATCAAGGTGGTTCACACTTTTCAGGATCAGCACTACAGCAACCGGTTCGTGGCAACGCCCTGGAAGACCTTTACCAACCTCGAACGCCCGCCGACGCCGCGAGCCCGTACCGTCGTCACGGCAGAAGTCGTCGAGACCGCGACTGATCCGGAGAAGCTGGGTCGAGTCCGCGTCGCATATCGTTGGCAGACCGGCGACAGCATGACCGGCTGGGCCAGGCTCGCCGTGCCGCACGCCGGCAATGGGCGAGGCATCATGTTCCTTCCCGAGGTGGGCGACGAGGTCCTCGTCGCGTTCGACGATGGGGACCCCGAATATCCGATCGTGGTCGGCTCGCTCTGGAACGGCCGGGATCTCCCGCCCGAGGCAACCGAACAGAATACTGCCAAGCGGATCATTACCCGGTCGGGCAACACGATCCAGTTCCTCGATGACGACGGCAAGGAGACGATCGAGATCTTCACCCCGGAAGGGCGCTGCCTCGTCCAGCTCACCAATCAGGGGAGTCATCCGGTCGTCACCGTCTATTCGGAGGGTGACATCGCGCTCGAGGCCAAGGAGGAGATCCGGCTCAAGTGCAAGAAGCTGGTGCATGACGTCGGGACCGATGTTGTCATCAAGGCCGGTGGAGACGTTTCCGTGGAAGCCGCTGCCAACGCCATCATCAAAGCCAACGTCGATGCGGCGCTGTCGGGCACGAATGCGATTCTCAAGGGTGCCGCCATGGTCGAGTCGGTTGCCGGCGGCATCAACAGCGTCGTCGGCTCAATGGTGCATATCCAGCCGCCCGGGTTCATGGGCAAGCAGGTCAATCCCAAGTCGGCCCAGGTGCCCAAGGTCGACGTCGGTTCCCGGCCAACGCCCCAGGTGGCGGATCCCGAGCGGACGGCAGATCCCGAGACGCCGCGATGA
- a CDS encoding type VI secretion system baseplate subunit TssG yields MTAVMPDLAATYRGVRHTLDSAVPALLRLGVDPDRIVLTAAGAGWIRGTIVSQHPSPGETLYPETRVTLGVAGTGALESVPFPMRDSAEGEFRIDRLFGLFDNHFLRLIHHLRAAGGLLDLHPDDSEGANRWIVEIFRLSSAPWPRERWYDIARLLPALHRIAGRVDGPALALKAVFRIPASPIRLVAGIAPVPDDRRTRLGLQNGRLGIDALIGDGITAAVGVEIEIGPVDLRTYRRLQTPAEYRQRQALYRLVLPAHLRHDVRERWVVGDRLEPAVLSDPGREAALGVNSYLGSPGRSAA; encoded by the coding sequence GTGACCGCCGTGATGCCCGACCTGGCGGCCACCTATCGCGGCGTGCGCCACACGCTCGATTCGGCGGTTCCCGCACTGCTCCGGCTCGGTGTGGATCCCGATCGTATCGTGCTCACGGCAGCCGGGGCCGGATGGATTCGCGGCACCATCGTGTCGCAGCACCCCTCGCCGGGAGAAACTCTCTATCCGGAGACCAGAGTCACGCTGGGTGTGGCGGGCACCGGAGCGCTCGAATCGGTGCCGTTTCCGATGCGAGACAGCGCCGAGGGCGAGTTTCGCATCGACCGGCTCTTCGGCTTGTTCGACAACCACTTTCTTCGACTGATTCACCACCTTCGCGCCGCAGGCGGTCTGCTCGACCTCCACCCGGATGACAGTGAGGGCGCCAATCGCTGGATCGTGGAGATCTTCCGCCTGAGTTCCGCGCCGTGGCCGCGTGAACGCTGGTACGACATTGCGCGTCTCCTGCCCGCGCTGCACCGCATTGCCGGGCGGGTGGACGGCCCTGCTCTGGCGCTCAAGGCGGTGTTTCGAATCCCGGCGTCACCGATTCGCCTGGTGGCTGGGATCGCGCCGGTTCCCGACGATCGTCGAACCAGGCTCGGTCTCCAGAACGGGCGTCTCGGTATCGATGCGCTGATCGGTGACGGGATCACAGCCGCAGTAGGCGTCGAAATCGAGATCGGACCGGTCGACCTGCGTACCTACCGTCGTCTGCAGACGCCGGCGGAGTATCGGCAGCGACAGGCGCTGTACCGGCTGGTGCTGCCGGCTCATCTGCGTCACGATGTGCGCGAACGATGGGTCGTCGGCGACCGGCTCGAGCCGGCCGTGCTGAGTGATCCCGGCCGGGAGGCGGCGCTGGGCGTCAACAGTTACCTGGGTTCTCCCGGGAGGAGTGCAGCATAA
- the tssK gene encoding type VI secretion system baseplate subunit TssK — protein sequence MERDPYFRSVNWTTGMLLTPEHFLRQDRYVEEQVAWLLRYCLAGTGLVGGGVRLDAVEQGLAKFDPKIDLVNDGDRLRITVLRARGITPSGEIVEVDESRPLHGEVRRGDLAGVSELLVYVVRMAEKEPDPESVGRDPGNPNQAALNRIRYEVQLGITAELGPMAIAVGRLRRASESLGFELDGQYIPPCASLIAHSALHNAATRIQSEVRLLSNEYQLVHERAGHFADRTAARGVDVRSDLEIRAFVERAVLALETAAYETADLAIPPVRFFQQIERASRLIALALNLSPSTRQFFKELGQVDAGYTELLDAEQGLLAVQRELDRREELRPLVVRSTDTLQRLRRLVDALAGKYVDYRQNRNIESIRFMLDRDGEHFYEAVTSPSHPQRDGDLLTFVFTQLELSGRHEYRVVLTGDPRASAQWAVGQELSVTLRVNASGGPRAPMTRSAMCEVEGQRNFAVNFDTPQDVTTIAGLTVTVQPGHGIRGAVLFRRRLGVVGSGGGAAMPLPAAPPIAPEVPAPAPAPSAESPASPRPPKIKVNLPKRS from the coding sequence ATGGAGCGTGATCCGTACTTCCGCTCGGTCAACTGGACGACCGGGATGTTGCTGACACCGGAGCATTTTCTCCGCCAGGACCGTTATGTCGAGGAGCAGGTTGCCTGGTTGCTCCGCTACTGCCTCGCAGGAACGGGTCTGGTCGGCGGCGGGGTTCGGCTCGACGCCGTCGAGCAGGGCTTGGCCAAGTTCGATCCGAAGATCGATCTGGTGAACGACGGCGATCGGCTGCGGATCACGGTGCTTCGGGCTCGCGGCATCACTCCCAGCGGTGAAATCGTCGAGGTCGACGAATCGCGGCCGCTGCACGGCGAAGTGCGCCGCGGTGACCTCGCGGGCGTCAGCGAGCTGCTGGTGTACGTCGTTCGGATGGCGGAAAAGGAACCCGATCCTGAGTCGGTGGGTCGCGACCCCGGCAACCCCAATCAGGCTGCTCTCAATCGGATTCGCTACGAGGTCCAGCTCGGCATTACCGCGGAGCTTGGCCCGATGGCGATTGCCGTCGGTCGTTTGCGACGCGCCTCGGAATCGCTCGGCTTCGAACTCGATGGCCAGTACATCCCGCCGTGCGCCTCACTGATTGCGCACAGCGCGCTGCACAATGCCGCGACACGAATCCAGTCGGAGGTTCGTCTGCTCAGCAACGAGTACCAGCTGGTGCACGAGCGGGCAGGGCACTTTGCCGACCGGACCGCAGCACGCGGTGTCGACGTCCGCAGCGATCTCGAGATTCGGGCCTTTGTCGAGCGTGCCGTCCTTGCGCTCGAGACGGCGGCGTATGAAACGGCCGATCTCGCGATTCCCCCGGTCCGGTTCTTTCAGCAGATCGAGCGCGCCAGCCGACTGATCGCGCTGGCGCTCAACCTGAGTCCCTCGACCCGACAGTTCTTCAAGGAGCTGGGCCAGGTCGACGCCGGGTACACGGAACTCCTCGACGCCGAGCAAGGGTTGCTGGCGGTGCAACGCGAGCTCGACCGACGGGAAGAGCTACGGCCATTGGTGGTCCGCTCGACGGACACGCTGCAGCGACTCCGCCGCCTGGTCGATGCGCTGGCCGGCAAGTACGTGGACTACCGCCAGAACCGCAACATCGAGTCGATCCGCTTCATGCTGGATCGCGATGGCGAGCACTTCTACGAAGCTGTCACCTCTCCATCGCACCCGCAGCGTGATGGCGATCTGCTCACCTTTGTCTTCACACAACTCGAGCTCAGCGGACGTCATGAGTACCGCGTGGTGCTGACGGGCGATCCGCGGGCCAGCGCGCAATGGGCCGTGGGCCAGGAGCTGAGCGTCACGCTGCGCGTCAACGCGTCCGGTGGACCGCGAGCGCCAATGACGCGTTCGGCGATGTGCGAAGTCGAGGGGCAGCGCAACTTTGCCGTCAATTTCGATACGCCGCAGGATGTGACGACCATTGCGGGTCTTACCGTCACCGTGCAGCCGGGCCACGGCATCCGCGGTGCGGTCCTGTTCCGCCGCCGGCTGGGCGTGGTCGGGTCG